A genomic window from Lotus japonicus ecotype B-129 chromosome 1, LjGifu_v1.2 includes:
- the LOC130722098 gene encoding uncharacterized protein LOC130722098 translates to MSAMEMLKAMSSKLEKFSGENFYCWQQQMKFWLTELSLFSVISGSKTGKQTTSSSKEVVEIDGTKTPASTKEDANDDATDKDILCHGRILSALSDNIYKIFCHTKTAVELWEALEKKYGSAEKGLSRYSCEKMIEFHMVDKKSVSDQIHEFENIVYDMKLKGIVLPDVMLVTFMISKLPPSWSDFARSLKHKPEGFTFDELLICLRIEEKHRLSQKNLQASNFQAKVHMVEGSSKSSLKSFNRHGPNRYKSFKKPAFSKNKDNAPNNNNRHVAKIQGNETFCFICGRANHVAKNCFQRRRQPMSTHKPEANVVSVGAASNSLSDRNQVHEL, encoded by the exons ATGTCTGCTATGGAAATGCTTAAGGCTATGTCTAGCAAACTTGAAAAATTCAGTGGTGAAAATTTCTATTGTTGGCAACAACAAATGAAATTTTGGCTTACTGAGTTGAGTCTGTTCTCTGTGATTTCTGGTTCTAAAACTGGAAAACAAACAACATCATCATCTAAAGAGGTTGTTGAAATTGATGGTACTAAAACCCCTGCTAGTACTAAAGAGGATGCTAATGATGATGCAACAGATAAAGATATCTTGTGTCATGGTCGTATTTTGAGTGCATTGTCtgataatatttataaaatattttgtcATACCAAAACTGCAGTTGAGTTATGGGAAGCCCTTGAAAAGAAATATGGTTCAGCTGAGAAAGGGTTAAGTCGTTATTCTTGTGAAAAAATGATTGAGTTTCATATGGTTGATAAGAAGTCTGTGTCAGATCAAATCCATGAGTTTGAAAATATTGTTTATGACATGAAACTGAAAGGAATTGTTTTGCCTGATGTCATGCTTGTGACCTTCATGATTTCAAAATTGCCTCCTTCTTGGTCTGATTTTGCTAGAAGTTTGAAACATAAGCCTGAAGGTTTTACTTTTGATGAGTTGCTTATCTGTCTGCGTATTGAGGAAAAACATCGTCTTTCTCAAAAGAATTTGCAAGcctctaattttcaagctaaaGTCCACATGGTTGAAGGCTCTAGTAAATCCTCTTTAAAGTCCTTTAATAGGCATGGGCCAAACAGATATAAGTCTTTCAAAAAACCAGCTTTCTCTAAAAATAAAGACAATGCTCCTAATAACAACAATAGGCATGTGGCTAAAATTCAAGGGAATGAGACCTTTTGCTTTATATGTGGACGAGCGAATCATGTTGCTAAGAACTGTTTTCAACGTCGTCGTCAACCAATGTCTACCCATAAGCCTGAAGCCAATGTTGTCTCTGTGGGTGCTGCCTCCAATTCCCTATCTGACAG GAATCAAGTACACGAACTGTGA